Within Candidatus Gracilibacteria bacterium, the genomic segment TGTGCAAAAGAGCACCACTTCTTCTGTACTCTCTGATATAGTCGTGGAACCTACGATTACACCATCAGGAATTGTGAAGGTGTGACAAGAGCTACCAATTGATTTCGTGGTCAAAACAAAAAATGGGACTGTTATCGAAAACTGGAACAGGCCACTTACGATACAAACAAAAGGAACAAAAGCATGACTCGTAGACGAGGTGGTTTCTTTTGTTGGATGAAAATGAAAGGGGACATTTAAAACAGGTACTCAATCGGGGACAACATATTTGTATCTTTCTGATGTGCTCGCTGGCAAAAAGATAGGTAATGATATCGAGATAGCGCCAGATATTCCAAGTCGTATCACATTTTCTGGACCAGATACTCTCCTAGCACGTAAGGGCCAATCACAAGCTCTCTTTGTCCACATCTTCGATACATATGGAAATACGATTCACCCATCAACAGTTGATATACGGATTGTAGCAGACAGAGAAGATCTCCTTGATCCGATTGGTCCATTAAGTCGTATCGAAGGAGAGAAATATGGCGTTCGTCTCACAAGTCGCGGATACCCATGACGAGTTTTACTCCAAGGAGCTCTCTATCAAAATGGTGTTAAAAATACAACAATTGGTTTAGAAAATGTTTGGAAGGTTCAGATTCTCCCTGTTATCTCGTCCGGAGACATAGCAAATAATACATGGAATTCTCTGACGCATGTACTGCTCTGAGGTCCATTTGGCCAGTTTGTTACTTCTGGATATTTTGGAGGAAGTCTACTTTTTGCTCCACATACGAGTGCTCTGAGTGTATCGACTCTTCTCGATAATCCACGATCTGGGCTTGCATCGATCTCGAGCTCATGAACCATACAACTCATAGGACAACCGCGCCTTGGTACTGGGCTTCATGTCGCATGGCAACCAGATGTACAGTCTGCGTTTTCTCTCGTCATATCTGATAAACGTCTCTGAGATATGGCTCGAGTGACCTATCCACGCTTTTCTGATGCTGTTCTTTTTTCTCCTTGTGCCAAAGGCACTCTCTGTGACAGTATGGTATTTACGCCAGCAGGTACTGGAGTAACCATGAAAGATAATGCTCTCATGTATGATTGAATTGTTCTCTCCACACTCAAAGATATCTTTGATGCGCCCGCTCTTTCATTTGCTGTTCTTTCGACAACTCCTAATGTTCAGCTGAATGTCCTCTATCGTGGGAAAAGTATTGGCACACTGACGCTTACTTTCGCACCTCGGACACCCTCTCTTTCAGGATTGAGTCCGAGCACTTTTTCAGTGGAGGTGATGATGTCAGATATTGTCTCAGATACTATCTGGTGACCTATTTCTTCGTCAGATATACGCGGCGTTATGCTCCTCGAATCAGCATCATCGGTACACTACACCGGAGGACCGACAGAAGATGGCTATTCATCTTATCCAGCAAAATATGGTATGGGTTGGACGGGCGATAATCTCGGACTTTTGCATTTTGCCTCGGGGGATAATTGGGCTCAAACGCAAAAAGATTTTGGTGACTATGTAACTGTGAATTTATGAGATCCACTGATAACACTTCCAGAATATAAGGTGGACAGCGCGACATGATTTGATTCTACGATAGGAGTTCCTGTTTTTACGTGAGCAAATGATATTTCTGATTTTTCTCTTACTGATCTCAATAATGACGGGCAAAAGGATATTGTCGTTGTCGATACTACAAATACTGTTTCTGCTGCTCTCAGTAAAAAAGATGGGGACTCTCTCGATATGGGTGAATTTTTGTCGTTTAAAAATGCCCGCAAAGCATCCATTCGAACCGGTGATTTTTTCTGAGACTGATATGCCGATGCAGTCTACATCGATAATAACGGTTCCCTTCGTCTCGCCGCACATGGCGTATTAGAGACCCAGGAAATAGATATCGTGTCCGATAGAGACAGAGATCTGTGATCGATTACACAAATGGAGGTATTCGACATGGACCATGATGGCCGTGACGATATTATTGTGATGGATATTTTGGGACAACTTTCTATCTTTTATGGGGCACCGAGAGAGCGATTTATCTATCAATTCGTTGATCATGTTTTTGATTTTTCTTTTGCCGAAAAATCCCTTTTCTCAGGAGCCATCACGTATGAATACCCAGGTTTTTCTTTTCCAGATTATACCCAAACACAGGAACTTATTTTTCGATCACAGCAAGAACAACTTCAATCACTTCTCTTTACGTCTGTGACATTTTCGAACAAGGGCAATATCCAAGCACCTACTGTCAGCACTTCTCTTGGATCACAATTTGCTGATACTTTTCAGAGTACTGACAGTACGACTGATGGTGCGTCACTTGCTGCAGGATATAATGATCTTCAGACATATTATGGCAGGGCACTTACTATCTCTGACACGAATACACATACTGAAACCCTGTCTCTCCTCAAGGCACCATTTATTGATAAAAATATTCTTGAAATCAGTAAAAAATTTACCTCGCTCGAAAAGGACGGGGTCATCATACCCGGATCACGTATTCAGGGTGTTATCACGGTGAAAAATACTTCTTTAAAGACCCTTTCAAATGTGGTTATTGCCGAAAAATTTCCTACCTATCTAGAATGACCTATTTCCGCGTATACACTCAAGCGTGCTGGAGTGAATACTAATAGGACCTTTGCTGATTCCTCGAGTGGGGGCGTCGCAGACCTCCGAGATATTACCTTAGCTCCTGGCGAAACTATTGAGATTCTCTATACGGCCAAATTTGCATCATTTTCTTTTGGGTCGTTTGACGTCGGACACCTCGAAGATAAAAATGATCCACTTATGAATGTCGATGTCACAAAAGATACAATTCTCACCATCAATCCCGAAGCAAAAAAATTGACCAGCATACCAGAAAAAGATTTCTATAATTCTGATCAATTTGGTGATATCAGAATCAATCCAAATGACACATGTGGAGGGCCGCTCTTTCTCTGGAGATCCCACAATATATTTGATCGCACCTATCAAAAGACACTTATTGTTCGCAATATAGTCGATCCTGATACGATAGCGATGGACATAAGTAATGACCCAACAAAGTCTCGTCCCAATCTTTCTTCCTCCTCTTCGGCTCAGTCTGCTGCTGCCTCTCTTTCGCAAGATTCTTCTTCCGCGTCTGTTGATGGAGTGTGACAACAGTACGCATCCACGACTCAGACACAGCTGGATACTTTTAATCATGATACTGATGGAGACCATATTCCAGATAGATATGATGAGGATACCAATGATGTATTTAGTATTAACACAAGTGGCGATTCTACACAAATCACTATCGGTCTCGGTAAATTTGATGGTATGATCGATAAAGCCATAGAAGGTGTAGAGACATTTATTGCTGGTCTCAGTTGTGGTTTTGGAGATCCATGATGTGTCTCATCCCCGATGAACTGGACATTTAATGTCCCATGAAACACCATCACAGCCCTGGGGTATGCTATCCCTCTTGTGAATAGAGCGCCAATTGCTTGTAACAAAGATGTCCGATGTGGCATGCCTCTTTTCTCATTTCCTACAGCTTCTACTCCGTATTTTTGGCCACCAAATCCAGATGAAGCGTGAGGGATGTTTGATATAGGATCGAACTCAAAAGTTGGGGTGACGCCAAACGGCTTTACTGGCTGATATGGTACTAGTCAGTTTCGACTTTTTCTCTGAGTGACACTCACGGCAGCGATTGCTGAAGTCCTCTGTTTCTGACCCAATAATGCTCCTACACTGAATTTCCCTGGACTCTTTCCTCTCGTGTTTGAAGGGAACTGTATCTATGCTACACAGGCCATTACACAATGTAGTGATGATGGAACAGATGATGTCGTCACAGATTTAGAGGTGACGCAAGATCTCTGAGATTTCCAAGTTTCCGATGCAGATAGTTGTCAATTTTTTACACCCACAACTGCCTATCCTGTCGCGCTTATTGATGCAGTGAATCGGTATATCAATCATCCTACTGCTGAAACACTCGATGCCGTGCGAGCGGAACTCTCGAAAAATACTGATATAGCGACAGGGGAGTATGAGAGTGATCAGAGTCTTCAGTTTTCTACGTCATCTCCCTACCAGAATATTCAATCCAGAACGAATAATAGTGTGATTACATTTCCAGAGATTGGCAGTGGAAGCGGGATGATAAAAGTGACTATAAATAGTTCTGGAATATCGCCTACGAGTTCTACAAGAGTTCTCAATATTAATCTCAAAAGCATCAGTGCTTTCCCAATGTTTATTATGGACTGGTATCATCGTCAAATGGATGAGATTGTGTCGAGTCTGAGTAGTCTTCCAGATATCAAAATATTTTTGCCAGACTTGAGTTCCGGATTTGCAGATGGTGGGTGGATACCAGAATTTGGTGCTTCGGATACTGCTCGTGCGACTCCGAGTAATTCTTCTTCCACAACTACATCCACGACATCGAATAGTACTGGCAGTTGAGATATTTTTACTCCTCTTGATATCGCAACGAATGCTAGAAATAGCGTCGTAGGGGGAGCACAACAAGCCCTCTGATCGATACAATCAGTGTTTGAATATCTGAGTCTCCTCCCCATGGTGAATGTACATCCAGAGACTATTGCTCTCGACCTCCCGTGGCTGGATCGTTCTGTAGGGCAAGCTTGGCTGTATCGAAATGAAGCCATTTTAGCACAATGGGAAAATCTCCCTGCCAATGCTCTCAAGAATGCTGTTGATTATAGTTCTGTTATTTCGAGCATTCGGTCCAATATAGAGACAGTGCGCTCCTATATGAGACTTCCCGAACAACTCCAAAATCTCTTTTATCTCAAAGAAAAACTTCTCTACGAGATTATGAAAAATGTGCATGCTGTCCAACAGTTGATGTGAGGATGGCTCTCAGATAATGGTGAACGTTTCAAAGCGTGGGTTGAAGCATTTATTCTCATCACACGGCTTTGGGATGTATGGCAGGTATTGATTGATGTATTTGATGATTATGAACAATCATGTGCTGTATGTCGTAATGAGCAATGGAATCTCCAGGAATGGTGATGGATTATTATCTCAGCTGTTGTGCCACCTATTCCTGTCATTAAGATGCCGAGATGGCCAGACATCGAGCTTGATTTTTCCGATATTGATCTTGCTTTCGATATCGCTTACCCAGTCTTTAATCTTTCTTTTTACCCTATCACTTTGCCGGATATGCCGACCCCGAGTTTTACAGGAATAACTCTCAAACCTCTACCACAGCTCCCACCACTCCCAGATCTCAATATTGATTTTTCTGTCCCAACTATCAATCTCCCAAAACTCCCAAATCTTCCTCCAGCTCCAAAGATTCCAGAACTTTCTGCTGCCATTTCGGTTGTTCTCAAGATATTTAAAATTATCACTTTGATTCAGTGTCTTTACCGAAAAATTCCTCTCTCTCCTGAATGGTATGTGGGCACAAAAATTGCGCATAAGACAGATCGACAAGGATATCTCCCGATAGACTTTCTCAACGTACAGATGCCAAGTGTTGTCATCAAATGGATTGATGCCATCCGTGTGTCAACCCACGTGGAGCTCAGATATGATGCTGATTTTATCGTAGAAACTATTCGTTCTGCTCTAGAACCACTGACGAATTTTCAGAGAGATCTCTGACAATATAACAATAATACCTCATCTTCTGTTGATTTTAACCTCAGTCAAGAAGAAGGATTGCGTATACAGACATCGTCTCTTGATGAACTGCCTGCACTTATCGGGCAGCTCTATGAGGCGACCATTCATCCAAAAGATGGTATTCTTTCTACTGAACAAAATGCTCTTGGCAGGATCCTGACGCAAGTTGCTCCATCGAGTCAACCAACGAAAATTGCATCTACGATTGATACGAGTATCTATCAGAATCGTTTTCAAAAGCAAGCGCAATTAGTCACAGCAGCACTCCAAGATGACATTGATGCCAATGCTGTCTTTATAGCTGATTTGAACGAGCTTTCTCAAGGTAAAAAACAAATGAAAGATATCGCATGGATGCAAAGTCTCAATCCTTATGAA encodes:
- a CDS encoding VCBS repeat-containing protein; protein product: MPPFKKIITWFLILLLVSQEIFRIPYSLSTAQAIEIENHENLVSLVVEENLFKKMENDIEKYAQRVQSVLPHTRTVILTFSENTHPMLIASANERLYYSGLPDHGTKTQKLIGTILIGNIPLPTVHKDASSFLSVYPYIDFDEPNFVWDWEKNEYDYIAIDRKNARPELWHSVIAPHTGDLNQDAKKIQDFFSRVYQYDAKQGQYADVGKDPQALYVDSVRDSEATSPGSFAAYEKIFVPIQESLIYNRYTKEFAQYLYANYITLMKKNGDALVASFSTWKTPEKKASAQADSKISTWTDSESSVPTFLSSATDISTRIFSRELIPSFLKTLNEKYIGDISRWVHQAGRYYDGFSKVRVDTMPELIQARDTLSTQMLQQINTTFETVINDYIEHALSIDIPVLVSRSKEFSGFRFTYTNYFFGQKANTLTEATQCSLLRGSTFGGYTTTAEMNHGYHIQGAQDDTKLIKKDIDDGIKCKNQTNSYWGGNSPLNLTFTGGSTTLKNHWYDDFSQPVYDPAGGKRATGVTSPFDCLRTDLILEPYSYRVPIFRGSVVYEWPKETSGKRYSCATDFQSRTQYFNLEPTPESQENIFRTLLNCSGSGNVKLLGRDGRPSQTCTSSGPGGTYKLVSSLVKHTSPDTETYGRQLTSLATPNMPVDEERYVLYVDRNLQEKRLNYPNVFDIVVPIDATDDVIRSKILTYFSAFDSLLVPGKSTASLGVFAHLVAPGAMPAQTSLSQLVASNPDLLNNLVASLRWKNLPTAMKYQVGIQDVLSGDKSDKVALFGDTKKSYEISYLGGQGDAKNFVIGYHPDTNGDYPKWYQSIVDTQNAYQDQSAITSDTQDPFTLSQEDYNAVLGTLPSDSAKTKKSDTSDDACTNENAVVIWKWLPAIQCWLKHLFDTKWETEESDFSFDWSPYLSVTWGNNTLFSTTRPTDIVHIDANHNTVNDTLENNDGSFALRNMVSEYVLEPNTTLQLNAYLEKGGNVVNEDTSPIEVVVTRIANLDTGKVYTSKDPDWEALKKQYISLTGSAVLTDGRATWTVRSLTSARISFEITTRIQSGGTVYMQSENITLVPESHFPAFTVISSDGSLTPNTINADDVQGINILFTSDTVPTTVDIEIADYLTDQNILKLNAVPVHNKNIRLGSPATDIVLHKAGKYVLKMTTNGTTETTEFFIAPGAPKNINSDIPPVLLVGENHTLDIAITDTWGNSISPHSWNATIHTSHPVIFSGSSQPVQDLTFSLSKKIQFRAVKESTITFDIVAQHNQNTVQKSTTSSVLSDIVVEPTITPSGIVKVGQELPIDFVVKTKNGTVIENWNRPLTIQTKGTKAGLVDEVVSFVGGKGKGTFKTGTQSGTTYLYLSDVLAGKKIGNDIEIAPDIPSRITFSGPDTLLARKGQSQALFVHIFDTYGNTIHPSTVDIRIVADREDLLDPIGPLSRIEGEKYGVRLTSRGYPGRVLLQGALYQNGVKNTTIGLENVWKVQILPVISSGDIANNTWNSLTHVLLGGPFGQFVTSGYFGGSLLFAPHTSALSVSTLLDNPRSGLASISSSGTIQLIGQPRLGTGLHVAWQPDVQSAFSLVISDKRLGDMARVTYPRFSDAVLFSPCAKGTLCDSMVFTPAGTGVTMKDNALMYDGIVLSTLKDIFDAPALSFAVLSTTPNVQLNVLYRGKSIGTLTLTFAPRTPSLSGLSPSTFSVEVMMSDIVSDTIWGPISSSDIRGVMLLESASSVHYTGGPTEDGYSSYPAKYGMGWTGDNLGLLHFASGDNWAQTQKDFGDYVTVNLGDPLITLPEYKVDSATGFDSTIGVPVFTGANDISDFSLTDLNNDGQKDIVVVDTTNTVSAALSKKDGDSLDMGEFLSFKNARKASIRTGDFFGDGYADAVYIDNNGSLRLAAHGVLETQEIDIVSDRDRDLGSITQMEVFDMDHDGRDDIIVMDILGQLSIFYGAPRERFIYQFVDHVFDFSFAEKSLFSGAITYEYPGFSFPDYTQTQELIFRSQQEQLQSLLFTSVTFSNKGNIQAPTVSTSLGSQFADTFQSTDSTTDGASLAAGYNDLQTYYGRALTISDTNTHTETLSLLKAPFIDKNILEISKKFTSLEKDGVIIPGSRIQGVITVKNTSLKTLSNVVIAEKFPTYLEGPISAYTLKRAGVNTNRTFADSSSGGVADLRDITLAPGETIEILYTAKFASFSFGSFDVGHLEDKNDPLMNVDVTKDTILTINPEAKKLTSIPEKDFYNSDQFGDIRINPNDTCGGPLFLWRSHNIFDRTYQKTLIVRNIVDPDTIAMDISNDPTKSRPNLSSSSSAQSAAASLSQDSSSASVDGVGQQYASTTQTQLDTFNHDTDGDHIPDRYDEDTNDVFSINTSGDSTQITIGLGKFDGMIDKAIEGVETFIAGLSCGFGDPGCVSSPMNWTFNVPGNTITALGYAIPLVNRAPIACNKDVRCGMPLFSFPTASTPYFWPPNPDEAGGMFDIGSNSKVGVTPNGFTGGYGTSQFRLFLGVTLTAAIAEVLCFGPNNAPTLNFPGLFPLVFEGNCIYATQAITQCSDDGTDDVVTDLEVTQDLGDFQVSDADSCQFFTPTTAYPVALIDAVNRYINHPTAETLDAVRAELSKNTDIATGEYESDQSLQFSTSSPYQNIQSRTNNSVITFPEIGSGSGMIKVTINSSGISPTSSTRVLNINLKSISAFPMFIMDWYHRQMDEIVSSLSSLPDIKIFLPDLSSGFADGGWIPEFGASDTARATPSNSSSTTTSTTSNSTGSGDIFTPLDIATNARNSVVGGAQQALGSIQSVFEYLSLLPMVNVHPETIALDLPWLDRSVGQAWLYRNEAILAQWENLPANALKNAVDYSSVISSIRSNIETVRSYMRLPEQLQNLFYLKEKLLYEIMKNVHAVQQLMGGWLSDNGERFKAWVEAFILITRLWDVWQVLIDVFDDYEQSCAVCRNEQWNLQEWGWIIISAVVPPIPVIKMPRWPDIELDFSDIDLAFDIAYPVFNLSFYPITLPDMPTPSFTGITLKPLPQLPPLPDLNIDFSVPTINLPKLPNLPPAPKIPELSAAISVVLKIFKIITLIQCLYRKIPLSPEWYVGTKIAHKTDRQGYLPIDFLNVQMPSVVIKWIDAIRVSTHVELRYDADFIVETIRSALEPLTNFQRDLGQYNNNTSSSVDFNLSQEEGLRIQTSSLDELPALIGQLYEATIHPKDGILSTEQNALGRILTQVAPSSQPTKIASTIDTSIYQNRFQKQAQLVTAALQDDIDANAVFIADLNELSQGKKQMKDIAWMQSLNPYESHLSSSTQGLGSSALLDLMPSLSQKIPLPTALTTGLSKTIAVTSPSSPTPVPASSPSTQQHIAPVTAPQTTSTTTLPKKSKGLYITQNGVTKRLNYFYESTQENTVIHLMDDDGDGDEDLFYTLGKTIYRKENYTNKAKSVFITDAPRVFTMMDIMHDFFGQDSADIQNIPHDMQIFLRQNHMFENIDAEYLIHKKTDHEQFDIFSQWGQSDAQFAKYRVDSILQPAATASGYALISPPVLADISGDATLKRAKIYRTLLPNRKYTEGDVTLRDLPNDFVIRAKKVVYTKEKTQIEIIAGNTKKNLELRSGETLLFGRDSHIDILSGSLLLPSDETEEIHLNRSDIGTPLFPSDVIKTAHTGAVQIKFSDATHTSLYPDQEWSFVYHTGVFKIQDFSLPVSSGWYYVVAHNAASIREHSIPQATLFDAYTHTENDILFDTLPTTLQLKFDTPTEVDFQQYFPIDTITKVDVSGLSDTFWRRESATKIIFETLQKSQSMILKVTGKKGTISTYPMTLATEPARMMISGINSDKILSGTISENTALPLVIQSYLDKKSWTISSGIVAQDKKFSTSFANSLPVWDISYGADKAFSLNRNRGVLSFDPTITVVSDVKVGYPLTLKTVYNQKDIARVLYQGNNLSFQQIATTTDIVKNTLSLLSSTLRLETSSPGDVALKKGAYIVDSQYRPLIAFDANGIVRYLDTAIRFSVGYEENMVVFTILREGSSVGKIYLSGDMLTVWDA